DNA sequence from the Streptomyces tsukubensis genome:
CCCTCGGCGCCGATGCTGATCACCACATCGGGCAGCAGTTCGGCATAGCGCTCCTCCAGGCCCACGGTCCGGGGCCGGCGCAGCGCCTCCGCCGCCATCCGCTCGCTGAAGATCTCCGCGATCCGCTTGTACGCCCGGTACTGCAGGAGGCGGGCGAAGAGCAGATCGCGCGCCTCCAGCAGGGCGAGATCCGCCTCGTCCTCCACTTCGGCGGCGGGCAGCAGCCGGGCGGCCTTCAGATCCAGCAGGGTCGCGGCGACAACCAGGAACTCCGTCGTCTGGTCGAGGTCCCAGTCGTCGCCCATACCGCGGATATGGGCCATGAACTCGTTCGTGACCTTGGAGAGCGCGACCTCGGTGACGTCCATCTTGTGCCTGGCGATCAGCTGGAGGAGCAGATCGAAGGGCCCCTCGAAGTTGCTGAGCCGCACGGTGAACCGCCCGTCCGCCGGGAGCGGAGCCTCCGGCGGGGTTTCCGTCGGGGTTTCCGGGGCGGGGGCCGGGTCCCCGGTCGCGTCCGTCACCGCGGTGTCCGGCTCCCGCACGGGTCCGTGCGCACCGCGGCTCGACGCACTCGTCGTCCCGGCATCCGGAACGCCTTCCCACCCTTCCGGAGCAGCCCCGGCGGATGCTCTCCCGGCGGCACCGGACCCCTCGTCGGCTGCGGCGGCCGGCGGTTCCGGCCCGCTCGTCCCTCCGGGAGCCGAAGAAACCTCGGCCGCACCCGGGGCGGCACCGGCGGAATCGGGGAGCCCCTCCCCCGCACCGCGCTCCGGCGACGGAGGCACGAGCGGCGGGGTGCCCGGGCCGCGGCCCAGGGGGCGGCGGGACGAGCGGGGCGGCGGAGCGGCCGGGGGCATGGGCGGTCCAGGAGTGTGGAACGGGGGCTGGGCAGCGCGAGGCTACCTTCAGCGTCCGCGCAGTCGGCGGACGAGGATGCTCGCCTCGCCGCGTTGTTCGAGGTCGGCCAGGACCACCGCGACCGCCTCACGGACGATCCGGCCGCGGTCCACGGCCAGCCCGTGCTCGCCGCGCAGCACCAGCCGCGCGTGTTCGAGGTCCATGAGCTCCTCGGCGGAGACATAGACGGTGATCTTCTCGTCGTGGCGCTCGCGGCCGCTGGGCCGGCGGTTCGCGGCCCGGCCGCGGCGCCGCGGCGCCGC
Encoded proteins:
- a CDS encoding segregation and condensation protein A; its protein translation is MPPAAPPPRSSRRPLGRGPGTPPLVPPSPERGAGEGLPDSAGAAPGAAEVSSAPGGTSGPEPPAAAADEGSGAAGRASAGAAPEGWEGVPDAGTTSASSRGAHGPVREPDTAVTDATGDPAPAPETPTETPPEAPLPADGRFTVRLSNFEGPFDLLLQLIARHKMDVTEVALSKVTNEFMAHIRGMGDDWDLDQTTEFLVVAATLLDLKAARLLPAAEVEDEADLALLEARDLLFARLLQYRAYKRIAEIFSERMAAEALRRPRTVGLEERYAELLPDVVISIGAEGFARLAVKAMQPKPRPQVYVDHIHAPLVSVREQAEYVVALLRERGETGFRELTADTTDTLTVVARFLALLELYRDKAVALEQEEALGELLVRWTGGDAAPTVTDEFDRPVRQADRQHGRKTEVTA